The region GTCGTGCACTCGAACACGATGATCACGCGCCTGAACGCCGAGACGCGCTCGCGCGCCGACGTGATGGCGAGGTTCTTCGCGGTCGCCACGTTCCAGGCCGTCGAGGACCCGGCCGTGCGCCCCCTGTTCCAGGAGGCCGTGCGAAGCATCAACTTCCCGATCGTGCTCACCGACCGGGAGGGAATCCCGCGCGCGTGGAAGGAGATCGGGATCGACCCCGACACCGTTCCCGACTCGCTCCTCGTGCGCGCGGCGGAGACCGGCGAGATCGCTCCGGTGGTCGCGAGGATCCAGGAGATCGTCCGCCGCCTGGACCGCATCAACCGGCCGGTCCCCATCCAGCGCGAGGACGTGCCGGGGGTGATCGGGTTCGTGCACTACGGAGAGCCGAAGCTGGTGCAGGAGCTGCGCTGGCTCCCCTGGATCGAGCTCCTCGTGATCCTGATCCTTCTCGTCTTCGGATACGCGGGGCTCCGGAACCTGCTCCTCGGAGAGCAGCGGTCGCTCTGGACGGCGCTCGCCAAGGAGACGGCGCACCAGCTCGGGACGCCGCTCTCGTCCCTCCTCGGGTGGAGCGCGCTCCTCCGGTCCGAGGCCGAGGCCGGCCCGGTCGCTCCCGAGCGCGTGCGCGAGATCGTGGACGAGGTGGACCGCGATCTCGGACGACTTCAGAAGGTGACGCACCGCTTCGGCCAGGTCGGCTCGATGCCCGTGCTTCACGAACGGGACCTGACGGAGGTGCTGGCGTCGGTGGCCGACTACTTCCGGTCGCGCCTGCCGCACCTGGGACGCGAGGTCACGATCGTGGAGCGCTACGAGCCCGTGCCGCGCGTGCGGTTCCATCGCGAGCTGATCGAGTGGGTCCTCGAGAACCTGCTCCGGAACGCGATCGACGCGATCGACAAGCCCCGGGGGGTGATCGAGGTGGCGCTCGAGTGGAAGCGCGAGGAGCGCGAGGTGGCCGTCACGGTGCGCGACAACGGCCGGGGGATGAATCCCGAGGAGCGCCGCCGCGCGTTCGAGGCGGGCTACACGACGAAGCGGCGCGGCTGGGGACTCGGCCTCGCGCTTGCGAGGCGCGTGGTGCGCGAGTACCATGAAGGACGCATCGCCATCGTGGAGAGCGTCCCCGGCCGGGGGACCGCGGTCCAGGTGACGCTGCCCGTCCCTCCCCTCGCGTCCTCCGGCGACTCCGGATCCCGGACCTCCCCATGAACCAGATTCCGCGCAAGATCCTCTGGGCCGACGACGAGATCGACCTCCTGAAGCCCCACATCCTGCTGCTGGAGCAGAAGGGGTTCCGGGTCACCCCCGTCTCGAACGGCAACGACGCCGTGGCCTGCGCGGCGCGGGAGAAGTTCGACGCGGTCCTCCTCGACGAGTCGATGCCCGGGATGGGCGGGCTCGAGACCCTCGAAGCCATCAAGGAGCGCGATCCCGCCGTGCCGGTGGTCCTCGTCACGAAGAACGAGGCCGAGTCGCTCATGGACGAGGCGATCGGACGGAGGATCGACGACTACCTCCTGAAGCCCGTGCTCCCCACGCAGATCTTCCTCGCGCTGAAACGGATCCTCGAGTCGGACAAGCTTCAAGAGTCGCGACTCGCTCGCGACTACGTGGCCGAGCTCGCGCGAATTCGCGAGGAGCCCGCGGCGTCCCTCGACTGGCGGGGATGGATCGACCTCTACACGCGAAGCGCGCAGTGGGACGTGGAGCTGGACCAGGCCGGGGACACCGGGCTCCGGCAGGCCCACGTGGATCACCGCCGCGAGCGGAACGTGGAGTTCTCCTCGTTCGTCGAGGCCTCCTACGAGAGGTGGGTGAACGCGGGCGCGGCGGAAGCCGGAGCCGCCCGTCCGCCGCTCTCCTCGGACGTCGTGGCGCGCTGGGTGGCGCCGCACCTTCGAGAGGGCAGGCGCGTGTTCCTCGTGATCATCGACTGCATGCGGCTCGACCAGTGGCTCACGATCGAGCCCCTCCTCCGGCCGCTCTTCGACATCACCGTCGAGCACCAGCTCTCGATCCTGCCGAGCGCCACGCCCTATTCGAGGAACGCGATCTTCGCCGGGCTCTTCGCCGACGAGATCTGGAGGCAGCACCCGGAGCTCTGGCAGGAGGCGTCGACCGACGAGCGGAGCAAGAACCGCTACGAGCGGCAGCTCCTGGATCTCCAGCTGAAGCGGCTGGACGTGCGGCTTCCGTCCGGGCTCAAGTACCAGAAGATCTACAGCGCCGACGAGGCCGCGCTCGTGCGCCGGAACATCGTCACCTACCAGAACATCCCGCTCGTGGCGCTCGTCTTCAACTTCCTCGACATGCTCACGCACGGCCGGTCCGAGTCGGATCTCCTGCGCGAGCTCGCGCCGGACGAGTCCGCCTTCCGCTCGGTCATGAAGTCCTGGTTTCAGCACTCCGCGCTCTTCGAGGCGCTCCGGTGGATGTCGAAGCAGCAGGACGCGGTGGTGGTCGTGACGACCGACCACGGCGCGGTCCTGAGCCGCCGCTCCGCCCTCGTCTACGGAAACCGCGAGACCTCGACCAATCTCCGCTTCAAGTTCGG is a window of Candidatus Eisenbacteria bacterium DNA encoding:
- a CDS encoding HAMP domain-containing sensor histidine kinase → MAARRLELPALRRLSYKVWLFLAVLALMLALVVHSNTMITRLNAETRSRADVMARFFAVATFQAVEDPAVRPLFQEAVRSINFPIVLTDREGIPRAWKEIGIDPDTVPDSLLVRAAETGEIAPVVARIQEIVRRLDRINRPVPIQREDVPGVIGFVHYGEPKLVQELRWLPWIELLVILILLVFGYAGLRNLLLGEQRSLWTALAKETAHQLGTPLSSLLGWSALLRSEAEAGPVAPERVREIVDEVDRDLGRLQKVTHRFGQVGSMPVLHERDLTEVLASVADYFRSRLPHLGREVTIVERYEPVPRVRFHRELIEWVLENLLRNAIDAIDKPRGVIEVALEWKREEREVAVTVRDNGRGMNPEERRRAFEAGYTTKRRGWGLGLALARRVVREYHEGRIAIVESVPGRGTAVQVTLPVPPLASSGDSGSRTSP
- a CDS encoding bifunctional response regulator/alkaline phosphatase family protein: MNQIPRKILWADDEIDLLKPHILLLEQKGFRVTPVSNGNDAVACAAREKFDAVLLDESMPGMGGLETLEAIKERDPAVPVVLVTKNEAESLMDEAIGRRIDDYLLKPVLPTQIFLALKRILESDKLQESRLARDYVAELARIREEPAASLDWRGWIDLYTRSAQWDVELDQAGDTGLRQAHVDHRRERNVEFSSFVEASYERWVNAGAAEAGAARPPLSSDVVARWVAPHLREGRRVFLVIIDCMRLDQWLTIEPLLRPLFDITVEHQLSILPSATPYSRNAIFAGLFADEIWRQHPELWQEASTDERSKNRYERQLLDLQLKRLDVRLPSGLKYQKIYSADEAALVRRNIVTYQNIPLVALVFNFLDMLTHGRSESDLLRELAPDESAFRSVMKSWFQHSALFEALRWMSKQQDAVVVVTTDHGAVLSRRSALVYGNRETSTNLRFKFGTNLGCDPKQAIHLKEPARFRLPTESAHKQYILAKEDYYFIYPTKFHEYEAKYRGSFQHGGISLEEMILPVATLMPRRG